In the Candidatus Microthrix subdominans genome, AGCAACGGCGACAAGATGCCGCCCTGGGGTGTGCCCATCTTGGTGTCCCTGGTGACGCCGTCCTCGGAAAGAACTCCGGCACACAAGAACGCCTTGATCAACGCCACAACACGACGGTCTCCAATCCGTTCCCGCACCCGACCCAGAAGGGCCCGATGCGAGATCTCGTCGAAGCACGCCTCGATGTCACCTTCGAGCACCCACTCGTAACGATTGGATGCCAGCATGTGGATCTCAGCGATCGCGTCATGGGGTCGACGAAACGGACGGAACCCGTAGGAACACGGGTGGAAGTCCGCCTCGAAGATCGGCTCGAGGACCAGCTTCAAGCTGGCCTGCACAACCCGGTCCCGGACCGAAGGGATGCCCAAACGCCGGAGCTTGCCCGACGCCTTTGGGATCATCTGCTCCTTGACCGGGAGCGGTTCGAAACTGCTGGCTTTGAGCTCCGCTCGCAGCCTGTGCAGCATCGCTTCCCCGAAGACAATGGAACGTGCAGTGACGCCATCGACCCCAGCAGATCGTGCTCCTCGATTCCCTCTCACCCGATCCCACGCAACCAACAGAAACGCAGGATCGGCAACAAGGTTAAACAGGTCATCGAACCGACGACCGTCGTCGTCGTTTGACCATTGGTGCAGCTTGGTCTGGATACCCAGTACCCGCATCCGAGCCTCATCGAGGCTCGGCCACAGATCACCAGTATTCACCGGCGCACTCCTGGCATTCCGTCGCATCGACTGCGAACTCGCTGGGCCCCTTCGCCATGTAGACGGCTTTCCCGCCCTCGGACTACTACGGGCCCTCCGCCCCAACCCGGAGCCGTCAGCCGACGGTGAGCCTGCCCGCCGACCAGACCGATGCTGGCCGGGAAGGGCGACCCCGAGATGGTTCCCACGTTCACTGTGTCTCGGTTGACAGGACCGGCGCCCAGCTCTGCCGCTACAGCCTCGCTACCACCGAACCCGCAGCACTGCGGTGATGGCCTCCCCACCGACATCAATAATCGGCTTCGGAGTCGACGACCTCCCGAAAGGAGATCACCGTGCACTGTTACCCGGCCCAGATCCGCCAGGTTCGAGCCGGTTCCACGCTTAAGCGGGTTCAACCACTGGTTCACTCTCGTTACACCTCTCTGTCTCGCTTGCCGGACCCGCTGCCATCTGGCAGTACTGGCTACGCCCCGGCTTTGTCACCGCTGCTTCCCGCCCTCACCCACACCTCTGGGATCAGGCTGCAGTCAGCTTCACCGATCTGCTACGACAGACCAGCAGGGAGGGTCTCTCACCCTCCCCCGAACACACAGCGCCTCGTGGCGCACCATGACGACATGGAACGGGTCCCAACAGATCGTCGCGTTGGTGGCTTTGCGGGTCGCTGCGGGGTAGGCGTAGGCCATGTCCATCGAGACCGCTTCGATCTTCTTGCAGCGTTCCGGGCCGAGCAGCTCGTAGAAGCGTCCGAGGGTGGCAGCGTTCTTGCCTTCCCCGACCCAGAGGGTCGCACCCGAGGTTTGGTCGACGACGATGGTGAGGAACCGGTGGCCTTTCGCATAGGAGATCTCGTCGACACCGAGGCGGGTGAGCCCGTCGAAGCGGGCATCGGTGAGCTGCTCGGCAACAACCCGGCTGATGATCGTTGTGACGGTCTCCCAGTCGACCCGTAGTGCGGTTGCGACGGTGGTCCGGTCGGATCGTTGGGTCCACCAGGCGACGAGTTGTTCGAACTCGATGGTGTGGCGTGCGCGGGGCCTGGCCCACGGGATGTCCTCGATGACCACCCGGCCACACGACCGGCATGAGAGCCTGCGGATCTCTCCTTGGAGAACGGTTTTCATGCCGAAGCAGTCGAGGTGTCGCCAGCGGCGTGTCGAGCGGCTGTGGACCACCCGGGTGGACCATCCGCACGGGCACCGCAGCAGCGGTCGGGTGTGGCGAATATCGAGGATCACGGTGCCGTTGCCGACGGTCACATTGGTGACGGTGAGTGCGGGAAGGGCGAGCATCTTGTTGAATGAAGTGGTGGCGCGCACGGGCGTGTATCTCCGGGATCGGTTGGCGTAGGAACCGCCGAACCTAGATGCGCGACCCGTGTACGCCACACAACCACGTTCAACCCGGCGAAGTTCCCTGCAATACCAACAGATTCAGGCTGTTTCCGACCCTTTTCGCTTCACAGAAATGCCAGGAGAACCCAGGTTCTTGAGGAAGTCGAGGGTGCTGGTGTCGGGCTGGTAGCGGCCGGGGCTGGTGTTGGGTGGTGTGGTCCGGTCGAGGGCTTCTTCTTTGGTGGTCATGTCGGCGTGCTATGCCGACATCGGCATAGCACGCACTATGCCGACACCGCGACTATGCCGACCTTTCGGTGGGTGGCTGGTGGTGGCGTGTTGTCCAGGTGTGTGTGGTCGGCATAGTTACAGGCTTTCGAGGAACGCCAGCACTGCGTCGGGGGGCTGGTAGCGCCCTGGCGGTGTTGAGTCTGGTTTGGTCAGCTCGAGTGCTCTTTGTTTGGTTGTCATGTCGGCCTGCAGGTAGACGTTCGTTGAGCGGAGGTCGGCATGGCCGAGCCAGAGCGCGATGACGGCGGTGTCGACTCCGGCTTGGAGGAGTGCCATGGCGCAGCTGTGGCGCAGGGCGTGGGGGTGGAGCCGTTTGTTGCGCAGCGACGGGCACCGGTCGGCGGCCACATCGGCGTGTTTGCGGACCAATCGCTGGACAGCGTCTGAGCTCAACGGTCGACCTGTGCGGGTCGGGAAGAGCGGTTCACCGGGTTGGCCGCCGCGTTCTGCCATCCAACCGGCGAGGGTCGCCGCTGTCCCGGTGTTGAGGGGCACGGCTCGTTGCTTGCGGCCTTTGCCGTTCTCGCAGTGGACACTCGCGCCGGTGCCAAGGGTGACGTTGTCGCAGTTCAACCCGGTGAGCTCGGAGACACGCAGACCGGTTCTGACCGCGACGAGGAGCAGCGACCGGTCTCTGCGGCCTTCCCAACGGTCCAGGTCGGGTGCGTCAACGAGCGCGTCGATCTCCTCGGCGGTGAGGAACGACACCAGCGCCCGTTCGAAGCGTTTGGGTGGTATTGCCAGGACGCGTTGGAACGTTGCTGCGTGTTCGGGGTGCTGTAGGGAGGAGTAGCTGACCAGTGAACGGATAGCGGTCAGACGCAGGTTCCGGGTTCTGGGGCTGTTGTGACGTTCGGTCTCGAGACTGTCGAGAAAACCGCCGATCAGTGTCTCGTCAAGGTCGGCCCAGTCAAGGCGGGCCGGGGTCTTGCCGGTGTGTTCCTGTGCGTACGTGAGGAGCATCCGCAACGAATCACGGTAGGAGCCGATCGTTGCCGGGCTTGCGTGTTGTTGCTTGACGAGCCGGTCGGTGAAGAAGCTTTCCAGGGTGGGGGCGATCAGGCTCATTAGCAAAGCACCTCCCGGTTCAGGTCCATACGGGTGACGGCCAACGCCAACAGTTCGGGGACAGCGGACAAATACCAGTACGTCGAGCGGGGATCTTCGTGGCCCAAGTAGACCGACAAGGTCGGAAGGAGGGCCTCAACGTCTGCGTCTTCCTGATACCACTTCAACAACGTCCGGACAGCGAACGTATGTCTGACATCATGAATTCTCGGCCGGATCGACGATCCCGCTCCGACCCCCGAGAGGTCACAGAAGCGTCGGAAGGCCAGCCGGAACGGTTGGTAGAGCAGCCTGGTGCCCCGCATGGAAACGAAGAATGCTGGTGTCGACGGTTGGAGGCAGAGCCGGTCGCGGGTCTCCGCGTAGTCCGCCAGCGCGGCCATGGTGGACCCCAGCAGTGGGATGTTGCGGGACTTCCCGAACTTGGCCGTGGAGATGGTGAGGACGGCGTCGTCCCATGCGATGTCGTCGCGGTTCAGCCCGATCACCTCGCCGACCCGCATGCCGGTGGCGGCCAGAAGACCGATCACGGTTTCCCAGGTTGCCGCGGGTAGCCGCCAACGACATCGGCGAGTCTCGGCCATGAGCGCGGCGATGTCCTCGGGGCTGTAGACGAACGGTGGCCGCCACCGCTGATGGTTCGGGATCAGACCGGGCGGTGGGACTTCGGTGCGCTCGTCGAGGGCGGCCATGTGGCGGGCGAACCCTCGGGCCACCATCATCCGATGGGACCAAACAGTGCTGGTGGGTGATACGTCCGGGGCCTGTGCCCAGGCCAGCGCGGCGGCCACGGTAACGGTCGGCTCACCGACCGAATCGAGGTAGGCGACAAACCGTGGCAGCAGCCGGTGTGCCTCGACAAGGTCATGGCCGAACGAACGGCGCAGTGCCAGGTACTCATCTGCGATGTCCGACAAGGCGCTCATCGTCGGGCTCCCGGCCAAGGCTGGGCGACCTGAGCCAACCTGACGAAATCGACTTTGGCGTAGATGG is a window encoding:
- a CDS encoding tyrosine-type recombinase/integrase gives rise to the protein MSLIAPTLESFFTDRLVKQQHASPATIGSYRDSLRMLLTYAQEHTGKTPARLDWADLDETLIGGFLDSLETERHNSPRTRNLRLTAIRSLVSYSSLQHPEHAATFQRVLAIPPKRFERALVSFLTAEEIDALVDAPDLDRWEGRRDRSLLLVAVRTGLRVSELTGLNCDNVTLGTGASVHCENGKGRKQRAVPLNTGTAATLAGWMAERGGQPGEPLFPTRTGRPLSSDAVQRLVRKHADVAADRCPSLRNKRLHPHALRHSCAMALLQAGVDTAVIALWLGHADLRSTNVYLQADMTTKQRALELTKPDSTPPGRYQPPDAVLAFLESL
- a CDS encoding tyrosine-type recombinase/integrase, producing the protein MSALSDIADEYLALRRSFGHDLVEAHRLLPRFVAYLDSVGEPTVTVAAALAWAQAPDVSPTSTVWSHRMMVARGFARHMAALDERTEVPPPGLIPNHQRWRPPFVYSPEDIAALMAETRRCRWRLPAATWETVIGLLAATGMRVGEVIGLNRDDIAWDDAVLTISTAKFGKSRNIPLLGSTMAALADYAETRDRLCLQPSTPAFFVSMRGTRLLYQPFRLAFRRFCDLSGVGAGSSIRPRIHDVRHTFAVRTLLKWYQEDADVEALLPTLSVYLGHEDPRSTYWYLSAVPELLALAVTRMDLNREVLC
- a CDS encoding transposase, yielding MRATTSFNKMLALPALTVTNVTVGNGTVILDIRHTRPLLRCPCGWSTRVVHSRSTRRWRHLDCFGMKTVLQGEIRRLSCRSCGRVVIEDIPWARPRARHTIEFEQLVAWWTQRSDRTTVATALRVDWETVTTIISRVVAEQLTDARFDGLTRLGVDEISYAKGHRFLTIVVDQTSGATLWVGEGKNAATLGRFYELLGPERCKKIEAVSMDMAYAYPAATRKATNATICWDPFHVVMVRHEALCVRGRVRDPPCWSVVADR